One genomic segment of Bacteroides caccae includes these proteins:
- a CDS encoding glycoside hydrolase family 88/105 protein: MSAQQVDKKLPWSVRMTQSEMIRWPESWQLDFQPKLKWDYCHGLELGAMLDVYDTYGDKKIRDYAIAYADTMVHADGTITAYKLTDYSLDRINSGKILFRIYEQTKDPKYKKALDLLYSQFEGQPRNDDGGFWHKKIYPHQMWLDGLYMGAPFYAEYAFRNNLPKDYADIINQFVTCARHTYDPKNGLYRHACDVSRTERWADPVTGQSKHCWGRAMGWYAMALVDALDFIPKHEAGRDSLLAILNNIAVQVKKLQDPKTGGWYQVMDRSGDQGNYVESSCSAMFIYSLFKAVRKGYIDKSYLDVALKGYKGFLDNFIEVDRNGLVTITKACAVAGLGGKVYRSGDYDYYINETIRNNDPKVVGPFIMASLEYERLQK, encoded by the coding sequence ATGTCGGCGCAGCAGGTAGATAAGAAACTCCCCTGGTCTGTACGAATGACTCAATCAGAAATGATCCGTTGGCCGGAATCTTGGCAACTCGACTTTCAGCCTAAGCTAAAGTGGGATTATTGTCACGGTCTTGAATTGGGAGCCATGCTTGATGTCTATGATACGTATGGTGACAAGAAAATCCGCGACTACGCCATTGCATACGCAGATACAATGGTGCACGCCGACGGAACGATTACCGCCTATAAATTAACCGATTACAGTCTGGATCGCATCAATTCCGGGAAAATTCTTTTCCGTATTTATGAGCAAACCAAAGATCCGAAATACAAGAAAGCGCTCGATCTGCTTTACAGCCAGTTTGAAGGACAGCCCCGTAATGATGATGGCGGTTTTTGGCACAAGAAAATTTATCCGCATCAGATGTGGCTGGACGGACTTTACATGGGAGCTCCTTTTTATGCAGAATATGCATTCCGCAACAACCTTCCGAAAGACTATGCGGATATAATTAACCAGTTTGTCACTTGCGCCCGCCATACTTACGACCCGAAAAACGGACTTTACCGTCATGCGTGTGATGTTAGTCGCACCGAACGTTGGGCGGATCCGGTCACGGGGCAGTCGAAGCACTGCTGGGGACGTGCTATGGGGTGGTATGCCATGGCGTTGGTAGATGCGCTGGATTTTATTCCGAAGCACGAAGCAGGGAGGGATTCGCTGCTTGCTATTCTGAATAATATTGCTGTGCAGGTAAAGAAACTGCAAGACCCGAAAACCGGAGGCTGGTATCAGGTCATGGATAGAAGCGGAGATCAAGGAAACTATGTCGAATCGTCCTGTTCCGCCATGTTTATCTACTCCTTGTTTAAGGCTGTCCGCAAGGGATATATTGATAAATCTTATCTGGATGTAGCGTTGAAGGGCTATAAAGGTTTCCTTGATAATTTTATCGAAGTGGATAGGAACGGCCTGGTAACCATAACCAAGGCTTGTGCAGTAGCCGGGTTGGGAGGAAAAGTATATCGTTCCGGTGATTACGACTATTATATTAATGAAACAATCCGTAATAACGACCCCAAAGTTGTGGGGCCATTTATCATGGCTAGCTTGGAATATGAACGTTTACAAAAGTAA
- a CDS encoding hybrid sensor histidine kinase/response regulator transcription factor gives MMKKTLLSVILLLAIVFTAHTQQHCFFTHYSTEDGLSQNTVMSILQDHKDNLWFATWDGINRFNGYTFKTYKARQGNYISLTNNRADRMYEDRYGFLWLLTYDNRVHRFDPKTETFEQVPAAGEEGSAFNVHTIEVMPNGTVWLLTENDGAIRILTHPDENHRLTWDIYSNKTELFPSLHVFKVHQDKAGNDWLLTDNGLGMIRPGDKEPVSYFTETKGKLSGMNQAFYAVQERDEDICFASDHGRVWVYQKGSGEFVLLELPTKGRITSIHTVAPDMSVITTDSDGFFTCNLKTKASVHYSFLTCKELPAKPILSAYVDRSSEVWFEQEEPGVVAHFNPFTGVVTREQILIEYSNPERSRPAFHIHEDVNGYLWVHPYGGGFSYFDPQKKRLVPFYNGLGSRDWRFSNKIHSAFSDKQGNLWMCTHSKGLEKVTYRNVPFSMMTPVPQEYESLHNEIRALCEDKQGNLWVGVKDGILRIYDADRTYKGYLTENGIISTVGTPVKGTAYFIIQDSKGVIWIATKGDGLIRAEATSLSGMSYKLTRYLHQEDDMYSLSDNNVYCVYEDHNGRIWAATFAGGINYLTENEDGKVLFINHRNHLKGYPIDPCYKARFITSDNNGRLWVGTTTGAVAFDENFEKPEDVQFYHFSRMPNDTQSLSNNDVHWIIPTTDKELYLATFGGGLNKLISISEDGHGAFKSYSVQDGLPSDVLLSIREDDKQNLWISTENGICKFIPSEERFESYDERSITFPVRFSEAASTLTAKGNMLFGASGGVFIFNPDSIRKSSYVPPIVFSKLTVANEDVVPGEQSLLQADIDDTEQLVLSHDENIFSVQFAALDYTNPQNVQYAYILDGFEKQWTFADKQRSVTYTNLPKGEYVLRVRSTNSDGVWVENERVLDIVILPSFWETPVAYVLYVLLILVIILVAVYILFTIYRLKHEVSIEQQISDIKLRFFTNISHELRTPLTLIAGPVEQVLKNDKLPEDVREQLVVVERNTNRMLRLVNQILDFRKIQNKKMKMQVQRVDVVPFVRKVMDNFEAVAEEHRIDFLFETEKQHLFLWVDVDKLEKIVFNLLSNAFKYTPNGKMITIFIREDENTVSIGVQDQGIGIAENKKKSLFVRFENLVDKNLFNQASTGIGLSLVKELVEMHKATISVDSRLGEGSCFKVDFLKGKEHYDEEVEFILDDAEAPVRMGQVVDIANASLQSETLVTAAGPEFEKSSSEEEPLAEDTSKELMLLVEDNQELREFLRSIFTPVYRVVEAADGMEGWSKALKYLPDIIISDVMMPEKDGIEMTRELRADMMTSHIPIILLTAKTTIESKLEGLEYGADDYITKPFSATYLQARVENLLIQRKKLQSFYRDSLMHINMAAVPEDLPISAEGESREENRTEPEQEVQPAVPDMSPNDRKFMDKLVELMEQNMDNGELVVDDLVRELAVSRSVFFKKLKTLTGLAPIEFIKEIRIKRATQLIETGEFNMTQISYMVGINDPRYFSKCFKAQVGMTPTEYKEKVGR, from the coding sequence ATGATGAAGAAAACTTTACTTTCAGTGATTCTCCTGCTAGCTATTGTGTTCACGGCACATACACAGCAGCATTGCTTTTTCACCCATTACTCTACTGAGGACGGACTGTCGCAAAATACAGTCATGAGCATTCTTCAGGACCATAAAGACAATCTTTGGTTTGCCACCTGGGATGGTATTAACCGTTTTAATGGGTACACTTTCAAAACTTACAAGGCACGACAGGGAAATTACATCAGTCTGACCAATAATCGGGCGGACCGTATGTATGAAGACCGTTACGGTTTTCTCTGGCTGTTGACCTATGACAACCGCGTTCATCGCTTTGATCCGAAAACGGAAACTTTCGAGCAAGTGCCCGCTGCCGGTGAGGAGGGGAGTGCATTCAATGTACATACCATTGAAGTAATGCCGAACGGAACTGTCTGGCTGCTGACGGAAAACGACGGTGCGATTCGCATTCTGACTCATCCCGACGAGAATCATCGGCTGACATGGGATATTTATTCCAATAAGACGGAATTGTTTCCCTCTTTACACGTGTTTAAAGTACATCAGGACAAAGCCGGTAATGACTGGCTGCTGACAGACAACGGGTTGGGCATGATTCGTCCAGGAGACAAAGAACCTGTTTCTTATTTTACGGAAACCAAAGGAAAGCTTAGCGGAATGAACCAGGCTTTCTATGCCGTGCAGGAGCGTGATGAGGATATTTGCTTTGCTTCGGACCACGGACGTGTCTGGGTATATCAGAAAGGAAGCGGAGAATTTGTATTGCTCGAACTTCCGACCAAAGGGCGGATCACCTCCATTCATACGGTTGCACCGGATATGTCGGTCATCACTACGGATTCGGACGGTTTCTTTACCTGTAATCTGAAAACGAAAGCATCGGTACACTATTCATTTCTGACTTGCAAGGAGTTACCTGCCAAACCCATTCTATCGGCTTATGTAGACCGTTCTTCGGAAGTCTGGTTCGAACAGGAAGAACCGGGTGTGGTAGCTCATTTCAATCCGTTTACCGGAGTAGTGACGCGTGAGCAGATTCTTATTGAATATAGTAATCCTGAACGTTCACGTCCTGCTTTTCATATCCATGAGGATGTGAACGGCTATCTGTGGGTACACCCGTATGGAGGTGGTTTCTCATATTTTGATCCTCAGAAGAAGCGGCTGGTTCCTTTTTATAACGGACTGGGCAGCCGTGACTGGCGTTTCTCCAATAAGATTCACTCGGCTTTCTCCGACAAACAAGGGAATTTGTGGATGTGTACCCATTCCAAGGGATTGGAAAAGGTGACTTACCGTAATGTTCCTTTTTCGATGATGACTCCCGTACCGCAGGAATATGAATCACTGCATAATGAGATACGTGCCCTCTGTGAAGACAAACAGGGGAATCTCTGGGTCGGTGTGAAGGACGGTATACTTCGTATATATGACGCCGATCGAACTTATAAGGGATATCTGACGGAAAACGGCATAATTTCCACTGTCGGCACTCCCGTGAAGGGAACAGCCTATTTTATCATTCAGGATTCGAAAGGAGTGATTTGGATTGCGACAAAAGGTGACGGGCTGATCCGTGCCGAGGCAACCTCTCTTTCGGGAATGTCGTACAAGCTGACCCGTTATCTTCACCAAGAGGATGATATGTATAGCTTGAGCGATAACAATGTGTATTGTGTGTACGAAGATCATAACGGGAGAATCTGGGCGGCTACCTTTGCCGGTGGTATCAATTATCTCACGGAGAATGAGGATGGAAAGGTTTTGTTTATCAATCACCGTAACCATTTGAAAGGTTATCCTATTGATCCCTGCTACAAGGCTCGTTTTATCACTTCCGACAATAACGGCCGTTTGTGGGTGGGAACGACGACGGGTGCCGTAGCCTTTGACGAGAATTTCGAGAAACCGGAAGATGTACAGTTCTATCACTTCTCCCGTATGCCGAACGATACACAAAGTTTGAGTAACAATGATGTGCACTGGATTATCCCCACTACGGATAAGGAACTTTATCTGGCTACCTTTGGTGGCGGACTCAACAAACTGATCTCTATCAGTGAAGACGGACATGGGGCGTTTAAGTCTTACTCGGTGCAGGACGGGCTTCCTTCGGATGTACTGCTTTCCATTCGCGAGGACGATAAACAGAACTTATGGATTAGTACGGAGAATGGAATCTGTAAATTCATCCCCTCCGAAGAACGGTTTGAAAGTTATGATGAGCGTAGTATAACTTTCCCAGTACGTTTTAGTGAGGCGGCTTCCACATTGACCGCGAAAGGCAATATGCTGTTCGGTGCCAGTGGAGGGGTTTTTATCTTCAACCCGGATTCTATCCGTAAGAGTAGTTATGTGCCTCCGATCGTGTTTTCTAAATTAACAGTAGCCAATGAGGATGTTGTGCCCGGGGAACAATCGTTGTTGCAGGCAGATATTGATGATACGGAGCAGCTGGTGCTTTCGCACGATGAGAATATCTTCTCTGTACAGTTTGCAGCGCTCGATTATACCAATCCGCAGAATGTGCAGTATGCCTACATTCTGGACGGATTTGAAAAACAATGGACCTTTGCCGACAAGCAACGTAGTGTGACTTATACGAATCTTCCGAAAGGGGAGTATGTGCTTCGTGTCCGTTCTACAAACAGTGATGGTGTGTGGGTAGAGAATGAACGTGTGCTGGATATTGTCATTCTTCCCTCGTTTTGGGAAACTCCGGTGGCATACGTACTCTATGTGCTGTTGATTCTAGTTATCATTCTTGTGGCAGTTTATATCCTGTTTACTATTTATCGGTTGAAGCATGAGGTATCCATAGAACAGCAGATTTCGGATATAAAGCTGCGTTTCTTCACTAATATTTCCCATGAACTTCGTACGCCGCTGACGCTGATTGCGGGTCCCGTTGAACAAGTCTTGAAGAATGATAAGTTACCGGAGGACGTCCGTGAACAGTTGGTGGTGGTAGAGAGGAATACTAACCGTATGCTTCGTCTTGTCAATCAGATTCTGGACTTCCGCAAGATTCAGAACAAGAAGATGAAGATGCAGGTGCAACGTGTGGATGTCGTGCCCTTTGTCCGTAAGGTCATGGATAATTTCGAAGCCGTAGCCGAGGAACATCGGATTGATTTCCTGTTTGAGACGGAGAAACAGCATTTGTTTCTTTGGGTGGATGTGGATAAGTTGGAAAAGATTGTGTTTAACCTGCTTTCCAATGCTTTCAAATATACGCCGAACGGCAAGATGATTACGATTTTTATTCGTGAAGATGAGAATACCGTTTCGATCGGTGTACAGGACCAGGGAATCGGTATTGCGGAAAACAAGAAGAAGTCGTTGTTTGTCCGCTTCGAGAATCTGGTGGATAAGAATCTTTTCAATCAGGCTAGTACGGGCATCGGGCTTTCGTTGGTAAAGGAACTTGTGGAGATGCATAAGGCTACAATTTCCGTTGACAGCCGTTTGGGAGAAGGGAGTTGTTTCAAGGTTGACTTCCTGAAAGGGAAAGAACATTATGACGAAGAAGTCGAATTTATCCTTGACGATGCGGAAGCTCCGGTAAGAATGGGGCAGGTGGTGGACATTGCCAATGCATCGCTTCAATCTGAAACTCTTGTAACGGCAGCTGGTCCGGAGTTTGAGAAATCGTCTTCGGAGGAAGAACCGTTAGCGGAAGATACTTCTAAAGAGTTAATGTTGTTAGTCGAAGATAATCAGGAGTTGCGTGAGTTTCTGCGCAGCATCTTTACTCCGGTATACAGGGTGGTGGAGGCGGCCGACGGAATGGAAGGCTGGAGTAAAGCGTTGAAGTATTTGCCGGATATTATTATCAGTGATGTGATGATGCCTGAAAAGGATGGTATCGAAATGACACGTGAACTGCGTGCGGATATGATGACTAGCCATATACCTATTATTCTGCTTACTGCCAAGACTACTATCGAAAGCAAATTAGAAGGACTGGAGTACGGTGCAGATGACTATATCACGAAACCTTTTAGTGCCACCTATCTGCAAGCCCGTGTAGAAAACTTGTTGATACAGCGCAAGAAACTGCAAAGTTTCTATCGCGATAGCCTGATGCATATCAACATGGCTGCTGTTCCTGAAGATCTGCCTATATCGGCAGAGGGGGAATCAAGAGAAGAAAACAGGACTGAACCGGAGCAGGAAGTACAACCTGCTGTTCCCGATATGTCTCCTAACGATCGTAAGTTTATGGATAAATTGGTGGAACTAATGGAGCAGAACATGGATAATGGCGAGTTGGTGGTGGATGATTTGGTACGCGAACTGGCTGTCAGTCGTTCGGTATTCTTCAAGAAACTGAAAACGCTTACCGGATTAGCGCCTATCGAGTTTATCAAAGAAATCCGTATTAAACGTGCTACACAATTGATTGAAACCGGAGAGTTTAATATGACGCAGATTTCATATATGGTCGGGATCAATGACCCGCGTTATTTCAGCAAATGTTTCAAGGCGCAGGTGGGGATGACGCCGACGGAGTATAAAGAGAAAGTGGGGAGATAA
- a CDS encoding pectinesterase family protein, which translates to MKGTIFKGILLILFLGVGETAVYSQQQQRKDTLVVTRDGTGDYRNIQEAVEAVRAFMDYTVTIYIKNGTYKEKLVIPSWVKNVQLVGESAENTIITYDDHANINKMGTFRTYTVKVSGNDITFKDLTIENNAAPLGQAVALHTEGDRLMFINCRFLGNQDTIYTGSEGARLLFTNCYIEGTTDFIFGPSTALFEYCELHSKRDSYITAASTPQNIEFGYVFKNCKLTAAPGVKKVYLGRPWRPYAATAFINCEFGNHIRPEGWHNWKNPENEKTARYAEFGNTGEGAKTEGRVAWAEQLTKKEVLKYTPENIFKEDSNWYPYK; encoded by the coding sequence ATGAAAGGAACTATTTTTAAAGGGATATTGCTAATTCTCTTTCTTGGTGTAGGAGAAACGGCAGTTTATTCGCAACAACAGCAGCGCAAAGATACGTTGGTCGTCACACGCGACGGGACAGGAGATTACCGCAATATTCAGGAAGCAGTGGAAGCGGTCCGCGCTTTTATGGATTACACGGTGACAATTTATATCAAGAACGGCACGTATAAAGAGAAGCTGGTAATTCCCTCTTGGGTCAAGAACGTTCAGTTGGTAGGCGAAAGCGCCGAAAATACGATTATCACCTACGACGACCATGCCAATATTAACAAAATGGGAACATTCCGCACGTACACCGTCAAGGTATCGGGCAACGATATTACTTTCAAGGACTTAACGATTGAAAATAATGCGGCTCCTTTGGGACAGGCCGTGGCACTTCATACCGAGGGTGACCGGCTGATGTTCATAAACTGCCGTTTTCTGGGAAATCAGGACACTATCTATACCGGTTCGGAAGGGGCACGGCTCTTATTTACCAACTGCTACATCGAAGGTACTACCGATTTTATCTTCGGACCTTCCACTGCACTTTTCGAATACTGTGAGCTGCATAGCAAACGTGATTCGTATATCACTGCCGCTTCTACTCCTCAAAATATAGAATTTGGCTATGTCTTCAAGAATTGTAAGCTGACTGCTGCTCCGGGAGTGAAAAAGGTCTATCTGGGCCGTCCGTGGCGTCCGTATGCAGCGACAGCTTTTATTAACTGTGAGTTTGGAAACCATATCCGTCCCGAAGGTTGGCACAACTGGAAGAATCCGGAGAATGAAAAAACAGCCCGTTATGCCGAATTTGGCAATACGGGCGAAGGCGCAAAGACTGAAGGACGTGTGGCATGGGCCGAACAGCTTACAAAGAAAGAAGTATTGAAGTATACACCGGAGAATATCTTTAAAGAAGATAGCAATTGGTATCCTTATAAATAG
- a CDS encoding DUF4957 domain-containing protein produces MKKYILSICTLAAVCLGSVAVTSCSEPDDINDLVLNRVLSPTGITARISQEVNIIVSWNEMSGATSYELEVYADSPDYDQRTPDASYTTTLTEKTLTNLIGETDYYIRVRAIDENNSSRTSKWVDIKRTTNPEQNMKKVKAGDIQSTSVKVTWTPGIEVDAVICAPTTANSSANTVTYTLNSTDISSGSATITGLTPETNYRATLKLGEKTRGYSTFTTNLDLSDAIELTPADDWVSAIQDATPGSKFALAAGEYVLTAAKLQINNNVVIAAKNSAEPPVINTCIHIYNGASLYLYQVVLDGTNTDGSQAIEYKKEGGFGDLTINGCEIRNYIKGLIYINVAAVPNTIKIENSLIHDIVCDGGDFIDSRKGGWNNLTISSSTIYNSASKRDVLRADDASNSVTANMVTSIDKCTFYNVGNGEANYRFFYLRFKGNTNTFTNNVIANFNNKRGFANSSAVGKPTYSNNYYHNCKNLISLAEGNTDTTVTCFDTEGNVLENNPFANPDKADFTITDELYQSYGFGDPRWLP; encoded by the coding sequence ATGAAAAAATATATACTATCAATTTGTACATTAGCTGCCGTTTGCCTGGGTAGTGTTGCAGTGACATCATGTAGTGAACCAGATGATATCAATGATTTAGTTCTTAATCGTGTCTTGTCGCCAACCGGCATCACTGCACGTATTTCACAGGAAGTAAACATCATTGTCAGTTGGAATGAAATGTCAGGAGCTACCTCTTACGAACTTGAAGTTTATGCGGACAGTCCCGACTATGACCAACGTACACCGGATGCCTCATATACCACAACTTTAACCGAAAAGACTTTAACCAATCTTATCGGAGAGACTGATTATTACATCCGCGTAAGAGCCATTGATGAAAACAATTCTTCCCGCACATCCAAATGGGTTGACATCAAGCGTACAACCAACCCCGAACAGAACATGAAAAAGGTAAAAGCCGGTGACATTCAGAGCACTTCTGTAAAAGTAACATGGACACCGGGTATTGAGGTCGATGCTGTCATCTGTGCTCCTACTACCGCAAACTCCAGTGCCAATACTGTGACGTATACGCTGAATTCAACCGACATATCTTCCGGCTCCGCCACTATCACAGGTCTTACACCGGAAACCAATTACAGAGCTACATTGAAGTTAGGTGAAAAGACTCGTGGTTATTCTACTTTCACCACTAATCTGGATTTGAGTGATGCTATCGAACTTACTCCTGCTGACGATTGGGTTTCTGCTATTCAAGATGCAACACCAGGCAGTAAGTTTGCTCTTGCAGCCGGTGAATATGTGCTGACAGCAGCCAAATTACAAATTAATAACAATGTAGTCATTGCTGCTAAGAATTCTGCTGAGCCACCGGTAATCAACACTTGTATCCATATCTATAACGGCGCTTCACTCTATCTCTATCAGGTTGTGTTAGATGGAACGAATACTGATGGCAGTCAGGCTATTGAATACAAAAAAGAAGGAGGATTCGGTGACCTTACCATTAACGGGTGTGAAATAAGAAACTATATTAAAGGACTTATTTACATCAATGTTGCAGCAGTACCAAATACTATCAAGATAGAAAACTCCCTCATTCATGATATCGTGTGTGACGGTGGTGACTTTATTGATAGCCGTAAAGGTGGTTGGAACAATCTCACCATTTCAAGTTCCACAATCTATAACTCCGCCTCCAAACGGGACGTACTACGTGCCGATGACGCATCAAACAGCGTAACTGCAAACATGGTAACTTCGATTGATAAATGTACATTCTATAATGTAGGTAACGGTGAAGCCAACTATCGCTTCTTCTATCTGCGATTCAAGGGTAACACCAACACGTTTACCAACAACGTAATTGCCAACTTCAACAACAAACGCGGCTTTGCCAACTCAAGTGCCGTAGGAAAGCCAACCTACTCGAACAATTATTACCACAACTGTAAGAACTTGATCTCATTGGCTGAAGGCAATACGGACACAACAGTAACGTGCTTCGACACAGAAGGAAATGTTCTTGAGAACAATCCGTTCGCCAACCCGGATAAGGCTGATTTCACTATCACTGATGAACTTTATCAGAGTTATGGTTTTGGTGACCCGCGCTGGCTGCCATAA
- a CDS encoding pectinesterase family protein encodes MKTLGAKMIGLLVAAFILCSAFRADKPVVTVFMIGDSTMANKKLDGGNPERGWGMVLPGFFSEDIRIDNHAANGRSSRSFISEGRWEKVISKVKKGDYVFIQFGHNDEKADPTRHTDPGTTFDDHLRRYVNETRAKGGIPVLFNSIVRRNFVQPKDTSISKDVRRTPGESEPPKEGTVLFDTHGAYLDSPRNVAKELRVAFIDMNKITHDLVEGLGPVESKKLFMFVEPDQVPAFPKGREDNTHLNVYGARVIAGLAVEAIGKAVPELAPYIRHYDYVVAQDGSGDFFTVQEAINAVPDFRKNIRTTILIRKGTYKEKIIIPESKINVSLIGEEGATLTNDDFANKKNVFGENMGTSGSSSCYIYAPDFYAENITFENSAGPVGQAVACFVSADRAFFKNCRFLGFQDTLYTYGKQSRQYYEDCYIEGTVDFIFGWSTAVFNRCHIHSKRDGYVTAPSTDQGKKYGYVFYDCKLTASPEAKKVYLSRPWRPYAQAVFVRCELGQHVLPEGWNNWGKKENEKTAFYAEYDSRGEGANPKARAAFSHQLKTLKGYEIETVLAGDDGWNPVKNGNHLLDVKR; translated from the coding sequence ATGAAAACACTAGGGGCTAAAATGATAGGATTACTGGTAGCAGCCTTTATCCTCTGTTCCGCATTTCGTGCGGATAAACCGGTCGTAACTGTCTTTATGATAGGAGATTCTACTATGGCCAATAAGAAACTGGACGGAGGAAATCCCGAACGTGGCTGGGGAATGGTACTTCCCGGATTCTTCTCCGAGGATATCAGGATAGATAATCATGCTGCCAATGGTCGAAGTTCCAGAAGTTTTATCAGTGAAGGCCGCTGGGAAAAAGTCATTTCTAAGGTGAAAAAGGGAGATTATGTCTTTATCCAGTTCGGGCACAATGATGAAAAAGCTGATCCCACCCGCCATACCGATCCCGGAACCACCTTCGATGATCATCTCCGTCGCTACGTGAACGAGACTCGAGCCAAAGGGGGAATCCCCGTATTGTTCAATTCCATTGTCCGCCGTAACTTTGTTCAGCCTAAGGACACTTCCATTTCAAAAGATGTCCGCCGGACACCGGGGGAAAGTGAACCGCCCAAAGAAGGAACCGTTTTATTCGATACTCACGGAGCTTATCTGGATTCTCCGCGTAATGTGGCGAAAGAACTCAGAGTTGCATTTATTGATATGAATAAGATAACACACGACTTGGTGGAAGGACTCGGTCCGGTAGAGTCAAAGAAACTGTTCATGTTCGTCGAACCGGATCAGGTTCCCGCCTTCCCGAAAGGCCGCGAAGACAATACTCATCTGAATGTATATGGTGCACGTGTGATTGCCGGGTTGGCAGTAGAGGCAATCGGCAAAGCAGTTCCGGAACTGGCACCATATATCCGCCACTATGATTACGTGGTGGCACAAGACGGAAGCGGTGATTTCTTCACCGTTCAGGAAGCGATTAATGCGGTTCCCGATTTCCGTAAGAACATCCGTACCACGATTCTGATACGTAAAGGTACTTATAAAGAAAAGATTATCATCCCCGAAAGCAAGATTAATGTCTCCTTGATCGGAGAAGAAGGCGCGACGTTGACCAATGACGACTTCGCCAACAAGAAAAATGTATTTGGCGAGAACATGGGAACTTCCGGTTCATCGAGCTGCTATATTTATGCACCGGACTTTTATGCAGAGAATATCACTTTTGAGAACTCCGCCGGTCCCGTCGGGCAGGCAGTTGCCTGCTTTGTCTCCGCCGACCGTGCCTTCTTCAAGAACTGCCGCTTTTTAGGTTTTCAGGATACCCTCTATACTTACGGCAAGCAAAGTCGTCAATATTATGAGGACTGTTACATCGAAGGAACAGTTGATTTCATTTTCGGTTGGTCTACGGCTGTCTTTAACCGTTGCCACATTCACAGCAAACGGGACGGCTATGTGACCGCACCTTCTACCGACCAAGGGAAAAAGTATGGCTACGTCTTCTATGATTGTAAGCTCACCGCATCACCTGAAGCGAAGAAAGTATATCTCTCCCGTCCCTGGCGTCCGTATGCCCAAGCCGTATTTGTCCGTTGCGAACTGGGACAGCACGTCCTTCCCGAAGGCTGGAACAACTGGGGGAAGAAGGAAAACGAGAAAACTGCTTTTTATGCAGAGTATGACAGTCGTGGTGAAGGTGCCAATCCGAAGGCACGTGCCGCTTTCTCCCATCAGTTGAAAACTCTTAAAGGATATGAGATAGAAACAGTGCTGGCCGGTGATGACGGGTGGAATCCGGTAAAAAACGGAAATCATCTGTTAGATGTAAAACGTTGA